A part of Paenibacillus sp. 481 genomic DNA contains:
- a CDS encoding retron St85 family RNA-directed DNA polymerase has protein sequence MSNSLNYLILLEEQMVQEQYPTDDIQLVKLYAQRLISNSVAVIFDFDHLCYLLECSPEDMRSYMYNKEYNYHSFEIPKKSGGTRQLEAPSYPLKMIQRWILDHITCQVPISSHAFGFRKKRSILDNAKIHEGQECIVNIDIANFFPSIKGIQIYKLYRYLGYTKQVASILTTLCTKDDCLPQGAPTSPYLSNIVCKKLDKRISGLANAIGAKYSRYADDITLSGSSSITNYIGTLKKILTDEGFIINYKKLRIQFNNQKQMVTGLVVNQKVNVPNEMIRSLRQEIYYCKKYGVNGHMRQRNIRNSNYKEHLYGKAYFIKMINPDLGLDMIRQLDQILWEY, from the coding sequence ATCCAACAGATGATATCCAGTTGGTAAAGTTATATGCACAAAGACTTATTTCCAATTCCGTGGCTGTTATTTTTGATTTTGATCATTTATGTTATTTGCTTGAATGCTCACCAGAAGATATGCGGTCTTATATGTATAACAAGGAGTATAATTATCATTCTTTTGAAATACCTAAAAAAAGTGGAGGCACAAGGCAGCTTGAAGCTCCATCATACCCCTTAAAGATGATTCAAAGATGGATATTGGATCACATTACATGTCAGGTTCCAATTTCCTCACATGCTTTTGGCTTTAGGAAAAAGCGATCTATCCTTGATAATGCTAAAATCCATGAAGGACAAGAGTGTATCGTTAATATAGATATCGCCAATTTTTTTCCCAGTATTAAAGGCATACAGATTTATAAACTGTATCGATACTTAGGTTATACCAAGCAAGTGGCCTCTATTTTAACAACTTTGTGTACTAAAGATGACTGTTTACCGCAAGGTGCCCCAACAAGCCCGTACTTATCCAATATTGTATGCAAAAAACTAGATAAACGTATCAGTGGGCTTGCAAATGCTATAGGAGCTAAGTACAGTCGATATGCTGATGATATAACGTTATCAGGTTCTTCATCCATCACAAATTATATAGGAACTTTAAAAAAGATCTTAACGGATGAAGGATTTATAATCAATTATAAAAAATTAAGAATACAATTCAACAATCAAAAGCAAATGGTGACAGGTCTTGTTGTAAATCAAAAAGTTAATGTTCCAAATGAAATGATTCGGTCATTACGACAAGAAATTTATTATTGCAAAAAGTATGGAGTAAACGGTCATATGAGACAAAGAAATATTAGAAATTCTAACTATAAAGAGCATCTTTATGGAAAGGCGTATTTTATTAAAATGATAAATCCAGATTTAGGCCTAGATATGATTCGTCAATTGGATCAAATACTGTGGGAATACTAA
- a CDS encoding helix-turn-helix transcriptional regulator translates to MNNLIKPFREKKGISQGKLAELCNVSRQTINAIENKKYDPSLQLAFDIAKHLGVTVDQLFLPEGDDKS, encoded by the coding sequence ATGAATAATCTGATTAAACCATTTCGCGAGAAAAAAGGGATCTCGCAAGGAAAATTGGCTGAACTGTGCAATGTGAGTCGTCAAACCATTAATGCTATTGAAAATAAAAAATACGACCCCAGTCTGCAATTAGCTTTTGATATTGCCAAGCACTTAGGAGTGACTGTTGATCAACTATTTTTGCCGGAAGGTGATGATAAATCATGA